From Corvus moneduloides isolate bCorMon1 chromosome 4, bCorMon1.pri, whole genome shotgun sequence, one genomic window encodes:
- the GRAP2 gene encoding LOW QUALITY PROTEIN: GRB2-related adapter protein 2 (The sequence of the model RefSeq protein was modified relative to this genomic sequence to represent the inferred CDS: deleted 1 base in 1 codon), producing MEAIATFDFTASGEDELSFQAGDMLKILSSQEEWYKAELRSHEGYVPKNFIDFHVPPWFDEKISRHEAENLLMSKGVGCFVVRASQNSHGDFSISVRHEDDVQHFKVMRDSKGSYYLWTEKFHSLNKLVDYYKTTSISRQKQIFLKDNSQEEKERRGGSLERIGREGFHLRGAAGEDRSAISKRYVEHPIPILQQQQERYGGSLDRKDMLQGLRDHGQGNAGAMQRRHTDPLHQQTPRTLWVRALYDFDAMEHDELGFRSGDILEVLDNSNPSWWKGRLRGELGLFPANYVTPVLL from the exons ATTTTGAGCTCCCAGGAAGAGTGGTACAAGGCTGAGCTCAGGAGTCACGAGGGCTACGTTCCTAAGAACTTCATTGATTTCCATGTTCCCCC CTGGTTTGATGAGAAGATATCCCGCCACGAAGCAGAAAACCTTCTCATGAGCAAAGGAGTTGGCTGCTTTGTTGTCCGAGCCAGTCAGAACTCTCATGGTGACTTTTCCATCTCTGTCAG GCATGAAGATGATGTGCAACACTTCAAAGTGATGAGGGATTCAAAGGGTAGCTATTACTTGTGGACAGAGAAATTCCACTCGCTAAACAAGCTGGTGGACTACTACAAGACAACTTCCATCTCCAGGCAGAAGCAGATCTTCCTAAAGGACAACAGCCAAGAAGAGAAG GAGAGGCGTGGTGGGAGCCTGGAACGGATAGGTCGGGAAGGATTCCAcctgagaggagcagctggagaagatcGTTCTGCTATTTCCAAGAGATACGTAGAGCATCCTATT CCCATACTGCAGCAGCAACAG gaAAGATATGGTGGGAGTCTGGACAGGAAAGACATGCTGCAAGGACTAAGGGATCATGGCCAAGGAAATGCAGGAGCTATGCAACGGAGACACACAGACCCACTGCACCAGCAGACACCG CGAACGCTGTGGGTCCGTGCCTTGTACGACTTTGATGCTATGGAGCACGATGAGCTGGGCTTCCGCAGTGGAGATATCTTAGAGGTCCTGGACAACTCCAACCCATCCTGGTGGAAAGGACGTCTGCGTGGGGAACTGGGTCTCTTCCCTGCCAACTACGTCACACCAGTTCTGCTGTGA